The sequence AAAACCGGGGTCGGGCAATACGCAGCCCATATTCCCCACCACCGGTTCCAGAATCAGGCAGGCGATCTGGTTGGGGTTGGCGTCGATGAGCGTTTCCACGGCCGCCAGGTTATTATACGGTGCCGTGAGCGTATCGTGGGCGGTGGCTTTCGTCACGCCGGGGCTATCGGGCGTGCCCATTGTCATGGCGCCGCTGCCCGCCGCAATCAGAAACGAATCGCCGTGGCCGTGGTAGCAGCCTTCAAACTTGATGATCTTATCGCGGCCCGTGAACCCACGCGCCACCCGAATCGCGGCCATCGTGGCTTCGGTGCCCGAATTGACCATCCGCACCTTCTCGACCGACGGCACCATGCTGACGATCAGCTCGGCCATCTCGACCTCTTTGCGGGTGGGTGCGCCAAACGAAAACGAGTACTGAATGGCATCGCGCACGGCCCGCTCGACCGGCTCAAACGCGTGGCCCAGAATCATAGGGCCCCACGAGTTAATGAGTTCGATGTACTGGCGGTCGTCTTCGTCGGTCAGGTACGCGCCCTTGGCCGATTTAATAAACAGCGGTGTTCCGCCTACCGCCCGAAACGCCCGTACGGGTGAATTGACCCCGCCGGGGATCAGCGTTTTTGCTTTCTCGAAAAGTTGTTCGCTCGTCATAAAGTGAAAGAGCGAAAACGTGAATGCGTGAACGAGCGAAAGCGGCTCGGTCATGTCAATGGAGTTGGCAGCGTCGCTTTCGCTCGTTCACGCATTCACGCTTTCACTGGTTTGCTCGTATAAACCGGGCACCGTCGAATTTTACGATCGGCACCACCTGATTGTCATTTGATCGGGTATAATCGAACCCCGACAGTACGTAATCGTTGTCGGGCTCCGTTTGCAAACTGGTTCGGTTCTTCAGCGCATTTTTCGCCAGTTGCCGCCCAAAAAACAGGAGCATGTCGTACCCCCAGGCCGAAAAAACCGACGGGATGATATTACGGCGGCTCAGGTACGTCTCCTGAAACGCTTCGGTGGCCTCGCGGCTCATATCCATAAACTCTGGCGCGACCAGATACAGCTCCCGCCGGGTGAAGGTCGACAGCGAATTTCGGAAGTAATCGAAGGCTGGGTACGTGGCGATGAGCGGGCCTGTGACGCCCCGGCTACTCAATGCGCTTAGCATGCGCGGTCCATCGTCGTCGTTGCTCGAGGCGAAGAACACGTGGCCCGGCCGGTTCATGTCGTTGATCCGCATCGCGGTGGCCATATCGGTGCCGTTGCCAGTCAGCTTGCGAAAGTCGACGACCTGAAAACCCTGCGCTTTCAACTCGGTCTGATAGGCCGAGGCCAGCAGTGAGTCTTTGCGGGCCGCCCCGAAATACACCGCCGCCCGCCGGTTCTCGTTTAATCCTTTTACAAACCGCACCGTTTCGATCGCCTGCTGCACGGTCGACGGCTGGGCGAGGTAGGCGTTGGGCAGGTTAGCAATCAGATCGCGGCTGGTGGCAATGGGGTTCACGAGCGGGATGTTATTCTGCACCGCAAACGCCGATACCAGTTTGTTCGGCTCGGCATAGATGGGGCCAATCAGCAGGTCATTCTGCGCGAATGAGGCGTTGTTGAGCAGTTCAAGCGTTTCGTCGGTGTCATTGTCGCTGTCGTAGGCAAACAGGTTGATTGTGATCCCTTCGGCCAGCAATTTGCTCTTGGCGAGCTTCATGCCTTCGTACAGGTCATAGACGTACTGATTGGACCGCGCCCGATCACCCACGCCCAACCGGTCGACGCGGAACGGAAACAAGACACCGACGTTGTAATAGCCTTTGTTCTTTTGGCGGATAGCCGTGGCAGGTGCCTGCGGGGTGGCAGGAACGGCGGCAGGGGGCGTCGGCCGGCTCGGCGCGGGGGGCGGTGACGAAAGCCCAAACCGGTTCGACAGCCGGTCCGACAGTTCCAGATCTGACTTTTCCGACGATGTCCGCTGAATCAGCTCAACCAGCGTCAGGGCCAGCGTTCGATCGGCTGGGTACTGCTTTTGTAGGGCTTTCAGTCGGTTCAGGTCGCCAATGCGGGGCAGGAAAAAAGCCTCCATCCGATCGACTTCCCGGCGCAGTTCCGGGTCGCTGATCAGGTTGGTATACGAAAACGCCTCGTCGAACAGGCTTTGCTCGAAAGCCGCTGATGCCGCCAGGTAATAGGCCTCCTCTTTTTTGAGCCAGTTGGGGTATTTGTCGATGAGTTGTTTGAGCGTGGCCCGCGCCGCCTCGAATCGTTTCTGCCTGACCGACGCAACGGCGTGGTAGTAATAAGCAAACGGCGCAAAGCTGCCGTCGCGTTGCATCACCACTTGCAGGTCGGAACGAGCCCGATCATACTCGCCTAATTGCACCGCTTTCACGCCCGCCCGGTATCGTCGCTCCGTATCCTTCTGGGCAAACCCCGTCAGCGGCAACCACACAGCCAGGCACACGATCAAAAAACAAACTTGTTGTTTACGCATTGCTACTACCATTTACTATGTGAAAAAGCAACGCGATAAGGCGTTGCTTTTTGAATGAACCGCAACGGCGGACCGTAATGGATGATGTACAATGTATAATGACTTCATACGAGCAGGTCATTGTGCATTGTGCATTGTACATCATCCATTATTCATTACTTCTTAGCTTTCTTCTTGGCGGCTTCGGCCTGCTTGCGCGCGTCTTCAGCGGCAGCCAGCTGCTTTTGCAGCATCTCCTGAAACTTCGACTTCTTGCCACCACCAGCGGCAATCTTCTGCCGGTTTTCGTCGAGCAATACCCGAATCTTCCCTTCATCAACGAAGTTCCGGATCAGCAGCTGCTGAGCGATCGTCACCACGTTCGAGACGAAGTAGTACCACGTCAGACCGGCCGGGAATGAATTCAGCACAAACATGAACATGAGCGGGAAAATGTAGCTCAGCGCCTTCATGTTTACCGGACCCGGTTGCTGCGGCGTCGTTTGGTTGTTGTAATACGCGTAGGCAATGCTCGACGCGGTCATCATCACCGTGAACAGGCTGATGTGGTTACCCACAAACGGGATGTTCGTGCCCAGGTTGATGAAGGCATCGTAGGTCGACAGGTCGGGTGCCCACAAGAACGCTTTCTGCCGCAGTTCAATGAGGTTCGGAAACAACTGGAACAGGGCCAGCAGAATCGGCATGGTCGCCAGCACCGGGATACAGCCACTCAGCGGCGAGACGCCCACCTCCGAGTAGAGCTTCATCTGCTCCTGTTGCTGCTTGGTCATATCATCGCCCACGCGCGCTTTGATCTCCTCAATTTCGGGCGCCAGCACCCGCATCTTAGCCATGCTGACATACGATTTGTAGGTCAGGGGGGTCAGCAGCAGTTTCACGAAGATCACCAGGCAGACGATCAGGATCCCGTAGTTACCGATGAACTTCTCGAAGAAGTTGAACATCGGCACAAAGAAGTATTTGTTGATCGGCTTCAGGATCGAATAGCCCAAATACACGTTCCGGTCAA comes from Fibrella aestuarina BUZ 2 and encodes:
- the hemL gene encoding glutamate-1-semialdehyde 2,1-aminomutase, which encodes MTSEQLFEKAKTLIPGGVNSPVRAFRAVGGTPLFIKSAKGAYLTDEDDRQYIELINSWGPMILGHAFEPVERAVRDAIQYSFSFGAPTRKEVEMAELIVSMVPSVEKVRMVNSGTEATMAAIRVARGFTGRDKIIKFEGCYHGHGDSFLIAAGSGAMTMGTPDSPGVTKATAHDTLTAPYNNLAAVETLIDANPNQIACLILEPVVGNMGCVLPDPGFLQGIRDLCTKHGIVLIFDEVMTGFRLAKGGAQERFGILPDLTTMGKIIGGGMPVGAYGGRTDIMNMVSPAGPVYQAGTLSGNPIAMSAGLAMLTYLNEHPEVYERLDTIGKRLGDGFRDSAAKLGLNYTVNQIGSMFTLFITDKPVTDLTSAKTSDIPRFGRYFHAMLERGVYLAPAQYESLFVSTALTDDLIEQVIAANEESLKAVMKDE
- a CDS encoding ABC transporter substrate-binding protein; translation: MRKQQVCFLIVCLAVWLPLTGFAQKDTERRYRAGVKAVQLGEYDRARSDLQVVMQRDGSFAPFAYYYHAVASVRQKRFEAARATLKQLIDKYPNWLKKEEAYYLAASAAFEQSLFDEAFSYTNLISDPELRREVDRMEAFFLPRIGDLNRLKALQKQYPADRTLALTLVELIQRTSSEKSDLELSDRLSNRFGLSSPPPAPSRPTPPAAVPATPQAPATAIRQKNKGYYNVGVLFPFRVDRLGVGDRARSNQYVYDLYEGMKLAKSKLLAEGITINLFAYDSDNDTDETLELLNNASFAQNDLLIGPIYAEPNKLVSAFAVQNNIPLVNPIATSRDLIANLPNAYLAQPSTVQQAIETVRFVKGLNENRRAAVYFGAARKDSLLASAYQTELKAQGFQVVDFRKLTGNGTDMATAMRINDMNRPGHVFFASSNDDDGPRMLSALSSRGVTGPLIATYPAFDYFRNSLSTFTRRELYLVAPEFMDMSREATEAFQETYLSRRNIIPSVFSAWGYDMLLFFGRQLAKNALKNRTSLQTEPDNDYVLSGFDYTRSNDNQVVPIVKFDGARFIRANQ